In a genomic window of Flavobacterium lipolyticum:
- the gmd gene encoding GDP-mannose 4,6-dehydratase, translating to MKKALITGVTGQDGAYLAEFLLEKGYEVHGVKRRASSFNTQRIDHLFRDLHEENVRFILHYGDLSDATNLIRIIQEVQPDEIYNLGAMSHVKVSFDTPEYVANVDGLGAMRLLEAVRILGLAEKTKVYQASTSELYGLVQEVPQTEKTPFYPRSPYGVAKIYAYWITVNYREAYNMFACNGILFNHESPLRGETFVTRKITMATAKIVLGLQDALYIGNLNSQRDWGHAKDYIEAMWLILQQDKPDDFVISTGKTTLVREFVRMAFLECGIELEFVGENENEVGKVKSCSNPKYQIEIGKEVVKVDPTYYRPTEVDLLIGDSTKARTVLGWEPKFDLNDIVKQMVASDIELFEKEVK from the coding sequence ATGAAAAAAGCATTAATAACCGGAGTTACTGGTCAGGATGGAGCTTATTTAGCCGAATTTTTATTAGAGAAAGGTTACGAAGTTCATGGTGTAAAAAGAAGAGCTTCATCATTTAATACGCAACGAATTGATCATTTGTTTAGAGACCTTCATGAGGAAAACGTTCGATTCATTCTTCATTATGGGGATTTATCTGATGCTACCAATCTAATAAGAATAATTCAGGAAGTTCAACCTGACGAGATCTATAATTTAGGGGCTATGTCTCATGTAAAAGTTAGTTTTGATACTCCTGAATATGTCGCAAATGTTGATGGTTTAGGAGCCATGAGATTACTAGAAGCGGTAAGAATTTTAGGTCTGGCAGAAAAAACCAAGGTCTATCAGGCTTCAACTTCAGAGCTGTATGGTTTAGTGCAAGAAGTACCACAAACCGAAAAAACACCTTTTTATCCTCGTTCGCCTTATGGTGTGGCAAAAATTTATGCCTATTGGATAACTGTAAATTATCGAGAGGCGTATAATATGTTTGCCTGCAATGGAATTTTATTTAATCATGAATCGCCTCTGCGAGGAGAAACATTTGTTACCCGAAAAATTACTATGGCTACAGCTAAAATAGTTTTAGGTTTGCAGGATGCATTATATATTGGGAACTTAAACTCGCAACGAGATTGGGGCCACGCGAAAGATTACATAGAAGCGATGTGGTTAATTTTACAGCAAGATAAACCAGATGATTTTGTTATTTCAACCGGTAAAACTACTCTGGTAAGAGAATTTGTTCGAATGGCATTTTTAGAATGTGGTATTGAACTGGAATTTGTGGGAGAAAATGAAAATGAAGTTGGAAAAGTTAAATCTTGTTCGAATCCAAAATATCAAATTGAGATTGGCAAAGAAGTAGTAAAAGTTGATCCTACTTATTATAGACCAACAGAGGTTGATTTGTTGATCGGAGATTCTACAAAGGCAAGAACAGTTTTAGGATGGGAACCAAAATTTGATTTGAATGATATAGTAAAACAAATGGTTGCATCAGATATAGAATTATTCGAAAAAGAAGTGAAATAA
- a CDS encoding glycosyltransferase family 2 protein — protein sequence MKDPIVSIVVPCYNQAQYLDEALQSVSDQTFENWECIVVNDGSSDNAEQIVRKWIEQDVRFKYYYQENAGVSSARNLGITNSVGQFILPLDGDDKIAKDYIKLAIRAFENDESLKLVYCKAEKFGDETGNWNLTPFSLKELALDNMIFCSAMYRKKDWELIGGYDNNMLDGLEDWEFWISLLKNGGNVSCLNIIGFYYRIKLVSRQKKLDGTIKERLFNYLSIKHADFFVEHLGSFGALNYNLQKEREGFSAKLKSEKFVLDLFCKTFFGFTIFGKINKG from the coding sequence ATGAAAGATCCAATAGTTTCTATAGTGGTTCCATGTTATAATCAGGCTCAGTATTTGGATGAAGCTTTACAATCTGTTTCAGACCAGACATTTGAAAACTGGGAATGTATTGTAGTAAATGACGGAAGCTCTGATAATGCAGAACAAATAGTAAGAAAATGGATCGAACAAGATGTAAGATTTAAATACTATTATCAGGAAAATGCAGGGGTTAGCAGTGCCAGAAATCTTGGTATAACAAACAGTGTGGGCCAATTTATCCTGCCACTTGACGGAGATGATAAAATTGCTAAAGACTACATCAAACTAGCTATAAGAGCATTTGAAAATGATGAGTCATTAAAACTTGTTTATTGTAAAGCAGAAAAATTTGGTGATGAAACAGGAAACTGGAATCTGACACCATTTTCACTCAAAGAGTTGGCACTAGATAATATGATTTTTTGCTCGGCAATGTACCGAAAGAAAGATTGGGAATTGATTGGAGGATATGATAATAACATGCTCGATGGTCTTGAGGATTGGGAGTTTTGGATATCACTTCTAAAGAATGGAGGAAATGTATCATGTTTAAATATTATAGGATTCTATTACAGAATAAAATTAGTGTCCAGGCAAAAAAAACTGGATGGTACTATAAAAGAGAGACTATTCAACTATTTAAGTATAAAACATGCCGATTTTTTTGTAGAACATCTGGGATCTTTTGGGGCATTAAACTACAACTTACAAAAAGAAAGGGAAGGGTTTTCTGCAAAACTTAAAAGTGAAAAATTTGTACTTGATTTGTTTTGTAAAACCTTTTTTGGGTTTACAATTTTCGGAAAAATAAATAAGGGATAA
- a CDS encoding glycosyltransferase family A protein: MLAIVIPYYKLIFFEETLKSLSEQTDKRFRVYIGNDASPEDPSLLLEEYKDKIDFVYQIFEENLGGISLAKHWERCIALVKEEDWIMILGDDDILEKNVVASWYEHYNVFHTKSNLVRFASKSLNMNLNGKISHSFTNPVWEKASDSYFRRFKGLTRSSLSEYTFSKRAFQEYGFFDFPLAWHSDDAAWLFFSDDKPIYSINESNLLIRYSSSSISGKQNNQKLKDLASENFYKQCIVEKMDFFSKPQQLDLILEYEISIKKNRKLRWTEWRYLLLFYLSAMQMNAFIKCLRRCCLSFRQKKI; the protein is encoded by the coding sequence ATGCTAGCGATTGTAATTCCATATTATAAATTGATTTTTTTTGAAGAAACCTTAAAATCACTATCGGAGCAAACAGATAAAAGATTCAGAGTATACATAGGAAACGATGCCAGTCCGGAAGATCCCTCTTTACTTTTGGAGGAGTACAAGGACAAAATTGATTTCGTTTACCAGATATTTGAGGAAAATTTAGGAGGAATATCACTGGCGAAGCATTGGGAACGTTGCATTGCCCTTGTTAAAGAGGAAGACTGGATAATGATTTTGGGTGATGACGATATTTTAGAGAAAAATGTTGTAGCGTCCTGGTATGAGCATTACAATGTTTTTCATACAAAATCAAATCTGGTAAGATTTGCTTCAAAATCATTAAACATGAATTTGAACGGAAAAATAAGTCATTCATTTACAAATCCGGTATGGGAAAAAGCATCCGATTCCTATTTTAGAAGATTTAAAGGATTGACAAGGAGTTCTTTGTCTGAATATACATTTTCAAAAAGGGCTTTTCAGGAATATGGCTTTTTTGATTTTCCTCTAGCCTGGCATAGTGATGATGCAGCTTGGTTATTTTTTTCTGATGATAAACCTATTTACTCTATAAATGAGAGTAATTTATTAATTAGATATTCCAGTTCGTCCATATCCGGAAAACAGAATAATCAAAAATTAAAAGATCTTGCGAGCGAAAATTTTTACAAACAATGTATTGTTGAAAAAATGGATTTTTTTAGTAAGCCGCAACAGTTGGATTTGATATTAGAATATGAAATTTCAATCAAAAAGAACAGGAAACTGAGATGGACCGAATGGCGTTATTTACTTCTTTTTTATCTTTCAGCAATGCAGATGAATGCCTTTATAAAGTGTTTAAGAAGATGCTGTTTAAGTTTTAGACAGAAAAAGATTTAA
- a CDS encoding DegT/DnrJ/EryC1/StrS family aminotransferase has product MRIPLMRKAFLKEEQTKKALADFILNADRLSMDIECKKFEDKFAQYQKCKHAVLFNSGGSANLAMLQALKNLGKLKDGDKVAFSALTWSTNTMPIIQLGMVPVALDCEPDTLNTMSYHLLERLKTTDLKALFITNILGFTGDIDVIKEICDQRNIILIEDNCESLGTELPEETTGNFGIGGSFSFFVAHHMSTIEGGMVCTSDDDFAEMLRIVRANGWDRNLTAEQQEKWRGRFDIQSEFQAKYTFYDLGYNFRPTEITGFLGQYQMQFLEENISKREQNYLRIENIIKDNSDFVYLKHNHINRLSTFAFPFVCKTPQLREYYLDKFTKAGVEIRPMIAGNMQEQPFYKKYVSELYEMPGADMMHANGFYCGNYPELLEEDLLIIENLLKK; this is encoded by the coding sequence ATGAGAATACCCTTAATGCGAAAAGCATTTCTTAAAGAAGAACAAACTAAAAAAGCCTTGGCTGATTTCATTCTTAATGCAGACAGATTAAGTATGGATATTGAATGTAAAAAATTTGAAGATAAATTTGCTCAATATCAAAAATGTAAACATGCAGTATTATTTAATAGTGGAGGTAGTGCGAACTTAGCGATGTTACAGGCCTTAAAAAATTTAGGAAAGTTGAAAGATGGTGACAAAGTAGCTTTCTCAGCATTAACTTGGTCGACCAATACAATGCCAATTATTCAGTTAGGAATGGTTCCGGTTGCTCTCGATTGTGAGCCTGATACATTGAATACCATGTCCTATCATCTTTTGGAAAGATTGAAAACAACAGATTTAAAGGCTTTGTTTATCACGAATATTTTAGGTTTTACAGGAGATATAGATGTCATAAAAGAAATTTGTGATCAAAGGAATATTATTTTAATAGAAGATAATTGCGAATCATTAGGAACGGAACTGCCAGAGGAAACTACCGGTAATTTTGGAATTGGAGGGAGCTTCTCTTTTTTTGTTGCCCATCATATGTCAACTATAGAGGGAGGAATGGTTTGTACAAGTGATGATGATTTTGCCGAAATGCTTAGAATTGTAAGAGCCAATGGCTGGGACAGAAATCTTACTGCTGAACAACAGGAAAAATGGAGAGGGAGATTTGATATTCAGTCAGAATTTCAGGCCAAGTACACTTTCTATGATTTAGGATACAACTTCAGACCTACTGAAATTACAGGCTTTTTGGGGCAATATCAAATGCAGTTTTTAGAAGAAAATATAAGTAAAAGAGAACAAAACTATTTGCGAATAGAAAATATTATAAAAGACAATTCCGACTTTGTTTATCTAAAACACAATCATATCAACAGATTGTCTACCTTCGCTTTTCCGTTTGTTTGTAAAACGCCGCAACTAAGAGAATATTATCTGGATAAATTTACAAAAGCTGGAGTCGAAATTAGACCAATGATAGCCGGAAATATGCAGGAGCAGCCTTTTTACAAAAAGTATGTAAGCGAATTATATGAAATGCCAGGTGCAGATATGATGCATGCAAATGGATTTTATTGTGGAAATTATCCAGAACTACTGGAGGAAGATTTGTTAATTATCGAAAATTTATTAAAAAAATAA
- a CDS encoding glycosyltransferase family 2 protein, with product MSSSPKISVLMPVYNCELYIEEAIDSILNQTFSDFEFIIIDDASLDSTVSIIKNYNDPRIQLIVKPQNSGLTNSLNFGLSIAKGEYIARMDGDDISLPERFVKQVAFLDKNPETVLIGTYFKIIGKDKIVVVPEDHDDIKLAMLKDCCIGHPTVMMRKSYLDRFALIYDTQKEPAEDYDLWTRLLAVGKLYNLPEVLLNYRVHNSQVSHKRNEQQANTALEIKVNLLTNLNFERDDETQDFLKKIISRREFVSFSEINRFEDLKNKLLLANQTSFFEKTGFEKYLLEIQNNLYKDYFFKKEKYSPKVYLQYLKIRKKSPFKLKLWHETKLFVKSITFYSKK from the coding sequence ATGTCTTCAAGCCCCAAGATATCAGTTCTAATGCCTGTCTATAATTGCGAACTTTATATAGAGGAAGCAATAGATAGTATTTTGAATCAGACTTTTTCAGATTTTGAATTTATAATAATTGATGATGCTTCTCTAGATTCAACAGTATCAATTATAAAAAACTATAATGATCCCAGAATACAATTAATCGTAAAACCTCAAAATTCAGGTCTTACGAATAGTCTGAATTTCGGATTGAGCATTGCTAAAGGAGAATATATTGCCCGTATGGACGGTGATGATATAAGTCTGCCGGAACGTTTTGTTAAACAAGTTGCTTTTTTAGATAAAAATCCTGAAACAGTACTTATTGGCACATACTTTAAGATAATTGGCAAAGATAAAATCGTTGTTGTTCCTGAAGATCATGATGATATAAAATTGGCAATGCTTAAGGATTGTTGTATAGGACATCCAACTGTAATGATGAGGAAAAGTTATTTGGATAGATTTGCTTTAATTTACGATACCCAAAAAGAGCCAGCCGAAGATTATGATCTCTGGACAAGATTGTTAGCCGTGGGAAAGCTGTACAATTTGCCGGAAGTTTTACTTAATTATCGTGTTCACAATTCGCAAGTTTCTCATAAAAGAAATGAACAACAAGCAAATACTGCACTGGAGATTAAAGTTAATTTACTGACGAATCTCAATTTTGAAAGAGATGATGAGACACAAGATTTTCTAAAGAAGATAATATCACGAAGAGAATTTGTTTCTTTTAGCGAAATAAATCGATTCGAAGATTTAAAAAACAAATTGCTTTTGGCAAATCAAACTTCTTTTTTTGAAAAGACAGGTTTTGAAAAGTATCTGTTAGAGATTCAGAACAATTTGTATAAAGACTATTTTTTTAAAAAAGAAAAATACTCTCCAAAAGTTTATTTGCAATATTTAAAAATTAGAAAAAAGTCACCATTTAAATTAAAATTATGGCACGAAACAAAACTGTTTGTAAAATCAATAACTTTCTATAGTAAAAAATGA
- a CDS encoding alpha-1,2-fucosyltransferase, whose translation MIVVQLIGGLGNQLFQYAAAKALALQTKQKFSLDISQFESYKLHNYALSHFNVISKNYKKPNRYLRKIKSFYQKNVFYKEVDFGYNSDLIHLKGDIIFLEGYFQSEKYFIKYEKEIREDFEVRTLLKKETKAAIAKIESVNSVSIHIRRGDYINNPLHNTSKEEYYNKALEMVENKVYNPVYFVFSDDMDWVKANFSTKQETVFIDFNDASTNFEDLKLMASCKHNIIANSSFSWWGAWLNKNPNKIVIAPKRWFNDDSINTNDIIPTNWVKI comes from the coding sequence ATGATCGTCGTTCAGTTAATTGGTGGTTTAGGAAATCAGTTGTTTCAATATGCAGCAGCTAAAGCTCTGGCATTACAAACAAAACAAAAGTTTTCTCTTGATATATCGCAATTTGAGAGCTATAAATTGCATAACTATGCATTAAGCCATTTTAATGTCATTTCTAAAAATTATAAAAAGCCCAATCGATATTTAAGAAAAATAAAGAGTTTTTATCAAAAAAATGTATTTTATAAAGAAGTCGATTTTGGATATAATTCTGATCTGATTCATTTAAAAGGAGATATTATATTTCTGGAAGGTTATTTCCAATCAGAGAAATATTTTATAAAGTATGAAAAAGAAATTCGGGAAGATTTTGAAGTGCGGACACTGCTAAAAAAAGAGACTAAAGCTGCAATTGCAAAAATTGAGTCTGTAAATTCTGTTTCGATACATATTCGAAGAGGAGACTATATAAATAATCCATTGCATAATACAAGTAAAGAAGAATATTATAACAAAGCTTTGGAGATGGTTGAAAATAAGGTATATAATCCTGTTTATTTTGTCTTTTCGGATGATATGGATTGGGTAAAAGCAAATTTTTCGACCAAACAAGAAACAGTATTTATTGATTTTAATGATGCTTCAACAAATTTTGAAGATTTAAAATTAATGGCATCTTGCAAGCACAATATTATAGCAAATAGTAGTTTTAGCTGGTGGGGTGCATGGCTGAATAAAAATCCTAATAAAATTGTAATTGCTCCAAAACGATGGTTCAATGACGATTCCATAAATACGAATGACATAATCCCGACAAATTGGGTTAAAATATAG
- a CDS encoding acyltransferase family protein — translation MINNALKLNPKANKYSFIEGLRGFAILLVFGVHFFGKFQKEDYFLSEDSVFEPIIKFLHSGHIGVDCFFLISSFLIYKSLTNPNNKISFIQFMYKRYSRLLPVIVFILIIPFIIYNGFHLKVILDNIFFLNIFNSSSSIVVVTWSLVYEIYFYILAGILYITLPNKITTSIIFLLLIFTSILLIHFFIEQHIIGEPVRFLGFFFGVFLAKYHEEINRSKVLFKYKELIVIAGFSIIFFQMYGWLNFNWVTSVTTDKLYSALFYITVQMGFFLIILGNLIKGNKLEFLLVNGFMQLLGMVSYSFYVIHCFVITKLNLTSKLTMYLNISSFISMIIEYMVSFSFAVLLSIYIYEYLEKPYFNKIKK, via the coding sequence ATGATTAATAATGCCCTAAAGTTAAACCCTAAAGCGAATAAATATTCTTTCATTGAAGGATTACGGGGTTTTGCTATTTTGTTAGTGTTTGGGGTTCATTTTTTCGGAAAATTTCAAAAGGAAGATTACTTTTTAAGTGAAGATTCTGTTTTTGAGCCAATTATTAAATTTTTACATTCTGGTCATATTGGTGTAGATTGCTTTTTTTTAATTAGCTCATTTTTAATCTACAAATCTTTAACGAATCCTAATAATAAGATATCTTTTATCCAATTTATGTACAAAAGATACTCTCGATTATTACCCGTAATTGTTTTTATTTTAATTATCCCTTTTATAATTTATAATGGATTCCATCTAAAGGTTATTTTAGATAATATTTTCTTTTTAAATATTTTTAATTCAAGTTCAAGTATTGTCGTAGTCACGTGGTCGTTGGTTTACGAAATATACTTTTACATTTTAGCAGGAATATTATATATTACCCTACCAAATAAAATTACTACAAGTATTATATTTCTACTATTGATATTTACATCAATTTTATTAATTCATTTTTTTATTGAACAACATATAATAGGAGAACCCGTTAGATTTTTAGGGTTCTTTTTTGGTGTTTTTTTAGCAAAATACCATGAGGAGATTAATCGATCTAAAGTTTTATTTAAATACAAAGAATTAATTGTTATTGCAGGTTTTTCTATCATATTTTTTCAAATGTATGGTTGGTTAAACTTTAACTGGGTAACATCTGTTACGACAGATAAACTGTATAGCGCATTATTTTACATAACAGTTCAAATGGGTTTCTTCTTGATAATTCTTGGGAATTTAATAAAAGGAAACAAATTGGAGTTTTTACTGGTTAATGGTTTTATGCAATTATTAGGAATGGTTAGTTATTCTTTTTATGTTATACATTGTTTTGTAATTACAAAGTTAAATCTTACTTCCAAATTGACGATGTATTTAAATATATCAAGTTTTATATCCATGATAATAGAATATATGGTATCATTTTCTTTCGCTGTTTTATTGTCAATTTATATTTATGAATATTTAGAAAAACCATATTTTAATAAAATTAAAAAATGA
- a CDS encoding GDP-L-fucose synthase family protein: protein MINKNAKIYITGHTGMLGSITLDLFKESGYSNIITTTHKTLDLINQQEVDAFFEREKPEYVIHIAAKVGGIKANIDNPAVFLYDNLMIQSNVINSAYKHHIKKFVFIASSCIYPAASPQPMREEYLLDGKPEPTNEGYAIAKIAGIKLLESYNKQYGFNGISLIPSNLYGPNDSFDLNHAHVLSSLVKRFTDAKTNNDPSISLWGTGIARREFLHVEDFSKAILYFFENYNSPNFINIGPGTDISIKELAALIASKVEYLGQILWDDTKPNGMLKKCMDVSNMVKEGFKPAKSLEKGIEEVIESYKKLK from the coding sequence ATGATAAATAAAAACGCTAAAATATATATTACTGGGCATACGGGAATGTTGGGCAGTATAACTTTAGATCTTTTTAAGGAAAGTGGGTATTCTAATATAATAACGACAACACACAAAACTTTAGATTTAATCAATCAACAAGAGGTTGATGCTTTCTTTGAGAGAGAAAAACCGGAGTACGTCATTCATATTGCGGCTAAAGTTGGAGGTATTAAAGCTAATATTGATAATCCGGCAGTTTTCTTGTATGACAATTTAATGATACAGTCAAATGTAATTAATTCGGCATATAAGCATCATATTAAAAAGTTTGTTTTTATTGCAAGTTCTTGTATCTATCCAGCAGCTTCTCCACAACCTATGAGAGAAGAATATCTTTTAGATGGTAAACCTGAACCCACAAACGAAGGTTATGCAATTGCAAAAATTGCCGGCATTAAGTTATTAGAAAGCTATAATAAACAATATGGTTTTAACGGGATTAGTTTAATTCCGAGTAATTTATACGGACCAAACGATTCTTTTGATTTAAATCATGCACATGTTTTATCATCATTAGTAAAAAGATTTACAGATGCTAAAACCAATAATGATCCCTCTATTAGTTTATGGGGCACCGGAATTGCACGAAGAGAGTTTTTGCATGTAGAAGACTTTTCTAAGGCAATTTTATACTTTTTCGAGAATTATAATTCTCCCAATTTTATTAATATAGGTCCCGGAACGGATATCAGTATAAAAGAATTAGCAGCCTTGATCGCTTCAAAAGTAGAATACTTAGGACAAATTTTGTGGGATGATACTAAACCAAACGGAATGCTTAAAAAATGCATGGATGTTTCTAATATGGTAAAAGAAGGATTTAAACCTGCTAAATCATTAGAAAAAGGAATAGAAGAGGTAATAGAAAGTTATAAAAAATTAAAATGA